A single Corticium candelabrum chromosome 12, ooCorCand1.1, whole genome shotgun sequence DNA region contains:
- the LOC134188232 gene encoding uncharacterized protein LOC134188232, with translation RPSPARPSPARPSPARPSPARPSPARPSPARPSPARPSPARPSPARPRPPPARPPPARPSAARP, from the exons cgcccgtcacccgcccgcccgtcacccgcccgcccgtcacccgcccgcccgtcacccgcccgcccgtcacccgcccgcccgtcacccgcccgcccgtcacccgcccgcccgtcacccgcccgcccgtcacccgcccgcccg CGTCCACCGCCCGCCCGTCcgccgcccgcccgcccgtccGCCGCCCGCCCG
- the LOC134188075 gene encoding uncharacterized protein LOC134188075: MGGGPVWSHNSVVLCWSECMSSLQCQHQIEPKDRYTTSNNRADIVVFDSTCGGNVELDVALAHPWSQDILRSAATTDGAAARRREDIKHSKYSQEQLPGGYTPTLIPLVFEHFGGWGEEASTFLNKLSKLYRDEEGRNNPSDFKTHWRRRLSVQLQRCNASVLARKMIRVTYGQNTDQSLDVVQLSIQ; the protein is encoded by the coding sequence atgggtggaggcccagtttggtctcacaattctgttgttttgtgctggtctgaatgcatgagcagtctacaatgccagcatcaaattgaaccaaaagatagatatacaacatccaacaatagagcagacattgttgtgtttgactcaacatgtgggggaaatgtcgagcttgatgtggcccttgctcacccctggagccaggacattctgcgaagtgcagcaactacggatggagctgcagcaagaagaagagaagacatcaaacatagcaaatattctcaagagcagttgcctggagggtacactcctacccttattccactagttttcgagcactttggtgggtggggagaagaagcatcaacgttcctcaataaactttccaaactatatagagatgaagaaggaagaaacaatccctcagattttaaaacacattggagaagacgcttgtcagtacaacttcagcgttgcaatgcctcggtgttggctagaaagatgatcagagtaacatatggacagaatactgaccagagtttagatgttgttcaactttcaattcagtaa
- the LOC134188311 gene encoding talin-like, with amino-acid sequence MASLALQINIVDQNDVKTMQFEPNMIVYDACKMIRERIGENPSQGQDYGLYLADEDPKKGTWLENGRTLEYYLLKPGDLLEYKKKMRPLRVKMMDGALKTVLIDDSHNVDQLVKVVCNRIGIMNDEEFCLVVEEEETPVVAAAAKKSQPTAVRDQKKMEALKKMEALKKKLHTDDDLHWLSHDKTLRSQGIPENQVLLLRKKFFFSDQNISTDDPRQLNLIYVQSHDAIVDGTHPCTLEESIQFAALNCQIVFGNYDAVKHKPGYIRKDLKNYLPKEYTKVKGIERRIFQEHAKFTGMSQLNAKYRYIQLCRSLKTYGVTFFLVKEKMKGKNRFVPRLLGITRESIMRVDERTKEVLKTWQLTTVRRWEASPNSFTLDFGYYSESYYSVQTAEGEQISQLIAGYIDIILKKKRASDRRVPEVEDESALMEDTVMPAKATTVEFVTSSTASGEEGKMSQPGVMRTVPGQAQFVPVSALDDQSGQMRGQAQNVQSTGFSPAQQALQASIAKSLVATDSAMNELDSPTQLPPLGSDPQSLQWKQNTLDVSKQNVTSQLAAMSAAAAGMVGLTGADPSEIDYTAVGTSVATLTSNLTELAKGVRMIAALQGSGHDGDKLLSAARGLAGAVRNLLKSAQPNEAQNRKQILDAAGDIGVAGGHLLLMMGDPEVSRQVQDTLLAKAKAVAMATSGLVQNAKNVAGKCLDSTLQASFITGTKGPPPVLHVSRWYPLSSSGALQLHASDQCDREMGNPSLTSDAKRKSQGLNAKPCDAGIAFSHAPAPFPCRECNLEASLAVAELFNESCSWSAKN; translated from the exons ATGGCAAGTCTCGCCTTGCAGATCAACATCGTTGATCAGAACGACGTCAAAACGATGCAG TTCGAGCCGAATATGATCGTGTACGACGCGTGCAAGATGATTCGTGAGCGAATCGGCGAGAATCCGTCGCAAG GTCAAGATTATGGCCTCTATCTGGCTGACGAAGATCCTAAGAAAGGAACGTGGCTGGAAAACGGACGTACTCTAGAGTACTACCTACTCAAACCAGGA GATCTGTTAGAGTACAAGAAGAAGATGCGGCCGTTGAGAGTGAAAATGATGGACGGTGCACTGAAGACTGTACTG ATTGACGACAGTCACAATGTTGATCAATTGGTGAAGGTCGTTTGCAATCGAATTG GCATCATGAATGACGAAGAGTTCTGTCTTGTtgttgaagaagaagagacaCCAGTTGTGGCGGCTGCTGCAAAAaag TCTCAACCTACAGCCGTTCGAGACCAGAAGAAGATGGAGGCGCTAAAGAAGATGGAGGCGCTAAAGAAGAAGTTACACACGGATGATGACC TTCACTGGTTGAGTCATGACAAGACACTTCGATCACAAGGAATACCAGAGAACCAAGTGCTATTGTTGAG AAAGAAATTCTTCTTCTCTGATCAAAACATCAGCACAGACGACCCTCGTCAGCTCAATCTCATTTACGTCCAATCTCACGACGCCATCGTAGATGGAACTCATCCGTGTACATTGGAGGAAAGCATTCAGTTCGCCGCTCTCAACTGTCAGATCGTTTTCGGCAACTACGATGCCGTGAAACACAAGCCGGGATACATCAGAAAAGA CCTGAAAAACTATCTTCCTAAAGAATACACGAAAGTGAAGGGAATTGAAAGGAGAATATTCCAA GAACATGCCAAGTTCACAGGCATGTCGCAGCTGAACGCCAAGTATCGTTACATTCAACTCTGCCGATCACTGAAAACATACGGAGTTACATTCTTTCTTGTCAAG GAAAAGATGAAGGGCAAGAATCGTTTCGTTCCTCGTCTCCTTGGTATCACACGTGAGAGCATCATGCGAGTCGACGAGCGAACGAAGGAGGTGCTGAAGACTTGGCAGCTGACAACCGTGAGGAGATGGGAAGCATCGCCAAACAGTTTCACTCTCGACTTTGGATATTACTCGGAGTCGTATTACTCGGTGCAG ACAGCAGAAGGCGAGCAGATCTCACAACTGATTGCCGGCTACATCGACATCATTCTGAAGAAG AAACGAGCATCAGACAGGAGGGTACCCGAAGTTGAAGACGAGTCTGCACTGATGGAAGACACGGTTATGCCAGCAAA AGCTACAACCGTAGAGTTTGTCACGTCATCGACTGCATCAGGAGAAGAAGGCAAGATGTCTCAGCCAGGAGTGATGAGAACGGTTCCCGGTCAAGCGCAGTTTGTTCCTGTATCCGCTCTCGACGATCAGTCTGGGCAGATGAGAGGACAAGCACAGAATGTTCAGTCAACAGGATTTAGTCCTGCTCAACAAGCACTGcag GCCAGTATTGCGAAGTCACTAGTTGCTACAGACTCGGCCATGAATGAACTGGATTCTCCGACTCAACTTCCACCACTTG GAAGTGACCCGCAGTCTCTCCAGTGGAAGCAGAACACTCTGGATGTCTCCAAACAGAACGTCACCTCACAACTGGCCGCCATGTCGGCAGCTGCTGCAGGCATGGTTGGACTGACTGGAG CTGATCCGTCGGAGATTGACTACACAGCTGTAGGAACGTCAGTTGCTACACTTACGTCGAATTTGACTGAGTTAGCTAAAG GTGTTCGTATGATTGCTGCTCTACAAGGCAGTGGACACGATGGAGACAAGCTTCTATCAGCAGCTCGTGGTTTAGCTGGCGCCGTCAGGAATCTCCTGAAGTCGGCACAACCAAATGAAGCACAAAACCGGAAACAGATTCTGGACGCAGCTGGTGACATTGGTGTGGCTGGTGGACATTTGCTGCTGATGATGGGAGATCCTGAAGTGTCACGCCAAGTGCAAGATACTTTGTTGGCGAAGGCAAAAGCCGTCGCTATGGCGACATCAGGACTTGTGCAGAATGCAAAGAATGTGGCTGGAAAGTGTCTGGATAGTACATTACAGGCGAGTTTCATCACGGGTACAAAAg GGCCTCCACCGGTCTTGCATGTGAGTAGGTGGTATCCGCTGTCATCCAGTGGTGCACTGCAGTTGCATGCCTCTGACCAATGTGACAGAGAGATGGGCAATCCAAGCCTCACAAGCgacgccaagcgaaaatcgcaGGGTTTGAATGCGAAACCTTGTGATGCAGGGATTGCAtttagccatgctccagctccttttccctGTAGGGAATGTAACCTAGAGGCATCTCTAGCCGTAGCAGAGTTATTTAATGAAAGTTGTAGTTGGtctgcaaagaactga